The following proteins come from a genomic window of Ignavibacteria bacterium:
- a CDS encoding response regulator transcription factor: protein MEKILLIEDEQALSNNLKILLTENGYKVYQAANGLEGIKMVHEKSPDLIISDIMMPGIDGYQVLEIINSEKNLSIPFIFLSAKAEMENLRTGMQLGADDYLTKPVKASDLLEAVKVRLQKHKNYIKQQLKAAIKHSAPGKESNDTVMLRLNGKIELINKKEIICVEAFGECSTVHLTKGRKIVASKLLKQWQAVLPEEVFIRIHRSTVINVKYLDKIEPWFQRSLKVYLKETEKTFIVSKRFAAKLKGHLSI from the coding sequence ATGGAAAAAATATTATTAATAGAAGATGAACAGGCTCTCAGCAATAATCTTAAAATACTGCTGACAGAGAATGGGTATAAAGTTTACCAAGCTGCTAACGGCCTCGAGGGAATAAAGATGGTGCATGAAAAAAGTCCCGATCTCATAATTTCCGATATAATGATGCCCGGAATTGACGGCTACCAGGTGCTCGAAATAATAAACAGTGAAAAAAACCTTAGTATCCCGTTTATTTTTCTTTCAGCAAAAGCAGAGATGGAAAATCTTAGGACCGGAATGCAGCTGGGTGCAGATGACTATCTTACCAAGCCTGTCAAGGCCTCAGACCTGCTGGAAGCAGTAAAAGTCAGGCTGCAAAAGCACAAAAACTACATTAAACAGCAGCTGAAGGCCGCAATCAAACATTCTGCCCCGGGCAAAGAGTCAAATGACACAGTAATGCTCAGACTTAACGGCAAAATTGAGCTTATAAATAAAAAAGAGATTATCTGTGTAGAGGCTTTCGGCGAATGTTCCACGGTTCATTTAACAAAAGGCAGAAAGATAGTTGCCAGTAAATTATTAAAGCAGTGGCAGGCAGTACTGCCTGAAGAGGTGTTCATAAGGATCCATCGCTCCACCGTCATCAACGTGAAGTATTTAGATAAAATTGAACCCTGGTTTCAGCGCTCCTTAAAAGTATATCTTAAGGAAACCGAAAAGACATTTATTGTAAGTAAAAGGTTCGCAGCAAAGCTGAAAGGGCATCTGTCAATTTAA
- a CDS encoding response regulator, whose product MVRVLIAEGDHSLRKNIRALLESSGYFVLEAENGLEALHLIESELPDLVLSEAQIPLVNGFELLEKLKEKALYPMIPLIFISTRADLTDIREGMNKGADDYIVKPFKAKDLLEAVRINLEKNALLISGLNKFRDQIAMNFSHELRTPLTPILGYSQYLKEYHSGLSKEEIEEACAKIQVSGNRMLRLVNKLLLLIETLCIANDKKKIQGLRESGRADAGAIIPETVYEIAARFSRTRDILVNIEDSCLRITDSYLEVMISELVENALKYSPEGSTVAISTEVTDDIYKFNIANQGCGFTKQDIKKHCAFDQFERENFTTAGLGVGFSLVKNILEIFDGKLEIDNEYKKYTDIKVSLPLVSN is encoded by the coding sequence ATGGTCCGGGTACTTATTGCAGAAGGCGATCATTCCTTAAGAAAAAATATAAGGGCTTTACTTGAAAGCAGCGGCTACTTTGTGCTTGAAGCAGAAAACGGCTTAGAAGCACTGCATCTGATTGAAAGTGAACTGCCTGATCTGGTTTTATCCGAGGCCCAGATTCCTCTGGTGAATGGCTTTGAACTGCTTGAAAAGCTCAAAGAGAAAGCCCTTTACCCTATGATCCCTCTTATCTTTATTTCTACAAGAGCTGACCTGACTGACATACGTGAAGGTATGAATAAAGGCGCGGATGATTATATCGTTAAACCCTTCAAAGCAAAGGATCTTCTGGAAGCCGTAAGGATAAACCTGGAGAAGAATGCTTTACTTATCAGTGGGCTTAATAAATTCAGAGATCAGATCGCAATGAATTTCAGCCATGAGCTCAGAACACCCTTAACCCCTATCCTGGGATATTCGCAATATCTGAAAGAATATCATTCCGGACTCTCAAAAGAAGAAATTGAAGAGGCATGCGCAAAAATACAGGTTTCCGGCAACAGAATGCTGAGGCTGGTAAATAAACTACTGCTGCTTATTGAAACATTGTGCATTGCTAACGACAAAAAGAAGATCCAGGGCCTCCGGGAAAGCGGCAGAGCCGACGCCGGGGCGATAATACCTGAAACTGTCTATGAAATTGCAGCCAGGTTTTCAAGAACCCGGGATATACTGGTCAATATTGAGGATTCCTGCTTAAGGATTACTGATTCATACCTGGAGGTAATGATCAGTGAATTGGTCGAGAATGCGCTTAAATATTCACCCGAAGGCTCAACAGTGGCAATTTCCACAGAAGTTACAGATGATATATACAAGTTCAATATTGCAAACCAGGGCTGCGGGTTTACAAAACAGGACATAAAGAAGCATTGTGCATTTGATCAGTTTGAAAGGGAGAATTTTACAACCGCCGGACTAGGCGTCGGATTTTCACTGGTCAAAAATATCCTGGAAATATTTGACGGCAAGCTTGAGATTGACAACGAGTACAAAAAGTATACAGATATAAAAGTATCGTTACCGCTGGTAAGTAATTAA
- a CDS encoding HAMP domain-containing protein: MFKHLHSKLGLIILGTAILFNIISRIIFKDLAMSAMDITVVATTNILLAVISGIFINIFLIKPIEKLSRSAMEASVGNYDIKINTHTNDELGVLGRSIEKLLVHIKDEIAISQSFQFGINSAFFISDKDTNILSINEAACRLMKFNKTPEEIIKKMKVKDVFLQDGLSRKAFKGDYLKGDRVTLKDHKGEEFPVLIQTGPVHNSKNEVVAVYGFFEDLRELLDRQKQYLNEQIGPIAEVINSVAQSDLTSSIKLDEKSDLYLLGANVNKMIDGLNTTLNEVNLAVQATASAATEISSSSEEMAAGAQEQSQQTNEIVSAVEQMTKTIFESSQYAAKAAENSRLASESASAGQKKVEDTKKGMLKIVESTKSTGEKITSLTKKTNQIGEITQVIDDIADQTNLLALNAAIEAARAGEQGRGFAVVADEVRKLAERTTKATKEIAETISQIQSEANEADNSMNEAGKAVQEGMMLTEAVSQSLNHILEVIQKVSDIVSQVASASEEQASTAEQISKNIEGISSVTQQSAAGTEQIARAAEDLNRLTVNLQDLVSEFKLIENDNRSNSHKLAFRGSGRLVRQSA; this comes from the coding sequence ATGTTTAAGCATTTACACTCAAAACTCGGATTGATAATTCTTGGTACTGCCATTCTGTTTAATATAATTAGCAGGATAATATTTAAGGATCTGGCAATGTCTGCAATGGACATTACAGTAGTTGCAACAACAAATATATTGCTCGCAGTGATTTCAGGAATATTCATCAACATTTTCCTTATCAAACCGATAGAAAAGCTAAGCCGTTCTGCAATGGAGGCCTCTGTTGGAAATTACGACATTAAGATAAATACTCACACGAATGATGAACTGGGAGTACTGGGCCGTTCGATAGAGAAGCTGCTGGTGCATATTAAAGACGAAATAGCTATTTCGCAAAGTTTTCAGTTCGGAATTAATTCAGCATTCTTTATTTCCGATAAAGATACAAACATACTGTCAATAAACGAAGCTGCCTGCAGATTAATGAAGTTTAATAAAACACCGGAAGAAATTATTAAAAAAATGAAAGTGAAAGATGTTTTTCTACAGGATGGGCTGTCAAGAAAAGCTTTCAAAGGAGATTATCTGAAAGGGGACCGTGTAACTTTGAAAGATCACAAAGGAGAAGAATTCCCCGTTTTAATACAAACCGGTCCTGTGCATAACAGTAAAAATGAGGTTGTTGCAGTTTATGGATTCTTTGAGGATTTGCGTGAACTATTAGACAGACAAAAGCAATATCTGAATGAACAGATTGGACCGATTGCCGAAGTAATTAACTCAGTAGCACAAAGCGACCTTACAAGTTCAATTAAATTAGATGAAAAGAGCGATTTGTATTTACTAGGGGCAAATGTAAATAAAATGATCGACGGCCTTAACACTACATTGAATGAAGTGAATCTTGCTGTTCAGGCAACGGCAAGCGCCGCAACTGAAATATCCTCATCGTCCGAAGAAATGGCCGCAGGTGCGCAGGAACAAAGCCAGCAGACAAATGAGATTGTAAGTGCTGTTGAGCAAATGACAAAAACTATCTTTGAGAGCAGTCAGTATGCAGCAAAGGCCGCGGAGAACTCCAGGCTGGCAAGTGAAAGTGCTTCGGCAGGACAGAAAAAGGTTGAAGATACAAAGAAAGGAATGTTAAAGATTGTCGAATCCACAAAGTCTACCGGTGAAAAAATTACCTCGCTTACAAAAAAGACTAATCAGATAGGTGAAATTACACAGGTGATTGATGACATAGCAGATCAGACAAACCTGCTTGCACTTAATGCCGCAATTGAGGCCGCCCGTGCAGGCGAGCAGGGACGCGGCTTTGCTGTTGTGGCAGACGAGGTAAGAAAACTTGCCGAGCGCACCACAAAAGCAACCAAAGAAATTGCAGAGACAATCAGCCAGATTCAATCTGAGGCGAACGAAGCCGATAATTCTATGAATGAAGCAGGAAAGGCTGTTCAGGAAGGGATGATGCTGACAGAGGCTGTTTCACAGTCATTGAATCATATACTTGAAGTAATTCAGAAAGTTTCAGATATAGTTTCCCAGGTGGCTTCTGCAAGCGAAGAGCAGGCAAGTACGGCAGAGCAGATATCGAAGAATATTGAAGGAATTTCCAGTGTCACCCAGCAGTCTGCCGCAGGAACAGAGCAGATAGCACGTGCCGCAGAGGACTTAAACCGTCTGACAGTAAATCTGCAGGACCTTGTATCGGAATTTAAATTGATAGAAAATGATAATAGAAGTAATTCGCACAAACTGGCCTTTAGAGGAAGCGGAAGGCTTGTAAGGCAATCAGCATAA
- a CDS encoding T9SS type A sorting domain-containing protein: MKKSDTNVSKISYLLLIILFSVFFSQKLFSQPSSWKPAYNENGYPTPCSVTQGETVNLHISTTYTPYTVKVYKLGVSEKLVATYNNIEGGHRGLPERPWETGCRWPVSLSINTEGWESGAYAARFPLETGPGQSTLLFFVKEKNPGTHSDVLVVIPFFNWVAYNTYGGKNVYPENSTNGQMGARVSFNRPLFSGGYAEFRAYPYKMIKWLEANSIRYEVATEMDVHKYPDLLGHYNIVIQPGHAEYWSRDQRRNVENYINNGGKYLSLSGNTCWWQIRIEDNDSTLVCYKYPQTDPLYGKVDSLMTVNWFDKPLNLPENLFLGASFRQAGYVDDINHKDFTHAQGYGGFSAHNTQHWLFKNTGLKDGQTFGRDPKDSLASVVGYETDGALFRWDNGLPKPLGSDGTPKNFRILGISPCVGQGDTIEGRHTTMGLYTNKKGGAVFNSSSIYWVYGLPKDSIVQRITMNILQRFWSNSFPPDITGWSPYKLVTDTANFEVIQINKREVDTAWVGKEMQFSLKAEDPYGEKVKYLWYVDKKLMSTDSVFKFTPAKADTGKKIITAYAYNSKDSSSISWDVKVYPDTATSAVEPANTIVYKYDLEQNYPNPFNPTTNIKYSLAKESNVKVTIYNTIGQIISVLVDKAEKAGKYSVLWETNGRISSGIYFYSVEARSLDGKQNFRAAKKMILLK, encoded by the coding sequence ATGAAAAAATCAGATACTAATGTCTCAAAAATATCTTATCTCTTGCTAATAATTTTATTTTCAGTTTTCTTCAGCCAGAAGTTGTTTTCCCAGCCCTCGAGCTGGAAACCTGCTTATAATGAGAATGGGTATCCTACCCCCTGCTCAGTTACACAGGGTGAGACGGTCAATCTTCACATTTCCACAACCTATACTCCCTACACTGTTAAAGTTTATAAACTTGGAGTATCTGAAAAGCTGGTTGCAACTTACAATAATATTGAAGGCGGACACAGAGGACTGCCCGAAAGGCCATGGGAAACAGGCTGCAGGTGGCCCGTAAGCCTGAGCATAAATACGGAAGGATGGGAATCAGGAGCATATGCGGCAAGATTCCCTCTGGAAACAGGTCCGGGCCAATCAACATTACTGTTTTTTGTAAAGGAGAAAAATCCCGGCACGCATAGCGACGTACTGGTTGTAATACCTTTCTTTAACTGGGTAGCCTATAATACTTACGGCGGGAAGAACGTTTATCCTGAAAATTCTACGAACGGGCAAATGGGTGCCCGCGTCTCCTTTAACCGTCCCCTATTCAGCGGAGGGTATGCTGAGTTCAGGGCATATCCTTATAAAATGATTAAATGGCTTGAAGCAAATTCAATCAGGTACGAAGTAGCGACCGAGATGGACGTTCATAAGTATCCGGATCTTTTGGGCCACTATAATATTGTTATCCAGCCGGGACATGCTGAATACTGGTCACGCGATCAGAGACGTAATGTGGAAAATTATATTAATAATGGAGGAAAGTACTTAAGCCTCTCCGGCAATACATGCTGGTGGCAGATAAGAATTGAGGACAACGACAGCACACTGGTCTGCTATAAATACCCACAGACAGACCCTCTATATGGGAAGGTGGATTCTCTGATGACCGTCAACTGGTTCGATAAGCCGCTGAACCTTCCTGAAAACCTGTTCTTAGGAGCCAGCTTCCGACAGGCCGGTTATGTGGATGATATTAATCACAAGGACTTCACTCATGCTCAGGGCTACGGCGGATTTTCGGCTCACAATACACAGCACTGGCTTTTTAAGAATACAGGACTGAAAGACGGTCAGACATTCGGGCGTGATCCGAAAGACTCTTTGGCCAGTGTTGTCGGCTATGAGACTGACGGGGCTCTGTTCCGTTGGGACAACGGGCTTCCGAAACCCCTGGGCTCAGACGGCACCCCTAAGAATTTCAGAATACTTGGCATTTCTCCCTGCGTTGGCCAGGGAGATACAATTGAGGGCAGGCATACTACTATGGGCTTATATACAAATAAAAAAGGTGGCGCTGTTTTCAATTCCTCATCAATTTATTGGGTATATGGCCTGCCCAAAGACAGTATTGTCCAAAGAATTACAATGAACATTCTGCAGAGGTTCTGGAGCAACAGTTTTCCACCGGATATTACAGGATGGAGCCCTTACAAGCTTGTAACCGATACTGCAAACTTTGAGGTAATCCAGATTAATAAAAGAGAAGTTGATACTGCCTGGGTGGGTAAAGAAATGCAATTCAGCCTCAAGGCCGAAGATCCATACGGCGAAAAAGTAAAATATTTATGGTACGTAGACAAAAAGTTAATGAGTACAGATTCTGTTTTTAAGTTTACCCCGGCTAAAGCTGATACAGGAAAGAAAATAATTACGGCATATGCGTATAACTCAAAAGATTCTTCTTCTATAAGCTGGGATGTAAAAGTCTACCCCGATACAGCTACATCAGCCGTTGAGCCGGCGAACACAATAGTATACAAATACGATCTTGAGCAAAATTATCCCAATCCCTTCAATCCCACAACTAATATCAAGTATTCACTTGCAAAGGAAAGCAATGTAAAAGTAACTATTTACAACACTATTGGCCAGATTATATCTGTCCTGGTGGACAAGGCTGAAAAAGCAGGCAAATACAGTGTCTTGTGGGAGACCAACGGACGCATTTCATCTGGAATTTACTTCTATTCTGTTGAAGCCCGTTCATTAGACGGGAAGCAGAATTTCAGGGCGGCAAAGAAAATGATCCTTTTGAAATAG
- a CDS encoding TIGR03118 family protein, whose translation MLSKIYLSILAIAGFLLVIISGCSDKAPSVLPVGPDQSGSTQLNKSGSEKNLYQQINLVSDTAGFSTSRRDPNLQNAWGLALSPSGRFWISANGTGLGLAYDAMGNQAISPVTIPTVNNAPGGKPSGAVFNFTNYFMIPKTNTRARLIFAGEDGIISVWEPSLGTNAVVAADQSGQSAVYKGIDIAIHNGRPFLYAANFKQARIDVFDSDFKLVSNMSFADNDIPAGFAPFNIKRLYGRIFVTYAKQKGPDNEDDQKGPGNGFIDVFTTGGKLIKRFASNGPLNSPWGITLAPDNFHGKAATILIGNFGDGSVNMFDISGKFLGPLMDTQGKPIAIDGLWAIKTIDDGVFDGQHNMTGDLDRIYFTAGPDDESHGLFGYLQNTCKK comes from the coding sequence ATGCTTAGTAAAATATATTTAAGTATCCTTGCAATAGCGGGATTTCTGCTGGTGATTATTTCCGGATGCTCTGACAAGGCTCCTTCGGTTTTACCTGTTGGCCCGGATCAGTCCGGCAGCACTCAGTTGAACAAGTCAGGCAGTGAGAAAAATCTTTATCAACAGATTAATCTGGTTTCAGATACAGCCGGATTTTCAACTTCCAGGCGTGATCCAAATCTGCAGAACGCTTGGGGATTAGCTCTAAGCCCATCGGGCAGATTCTGGATATCTGCAAATGGAACAGGATTAGGTCTGGCTTATGACGCTATGGGCAATCAGGCCATTAGTCCCGTTACAATACCCACGGTAAATAATGCGCCGGGCGGAAAACCTTCAGGTGCCGTATTTAACTTCACAAATTACTTCATGATTCCAAAGACAAATACGCGGGCAAGACTGATATTTGCCGGTGAAGACGGCATTATATCTGTATGGGAACCCAGCCTGGGAACTAATGCCGTAGTTGCAGCTGACCAATCCGGCCAGTCGGCAGTTTATAAGGGGATAGATATTGCCATACATAATGGGCGCCCCTTTTTATATGCCGCCAACTTTAAGCAGGCACGAATAGATGTCTTCGATTCTGATTTTAAGCTGGTTTCCAATATGTCATTTGCCGATAACGACATTCCGGCAGGATTTGCTCCATTTAATATCAAACGCTTATATGGCCGCATTTTTGTAACATATGCCAAACAAAAAGGCCCGGATAATGAGGATGATCAGAAAGGGCCGGGTAACGGGTTTATAGACGTCTTCACCACAGGAGGCAAATTAATTAAGCGTTTTGCTTCCAACGGCCCCCTTAATTCGCCATGGGGCATAACCCTTGCCCCTGATAATTTCCATGGGAAAGCGGCCACAATACTCATCGGAAACTTCGGCGACGGAAGCGTTAACATGTTCGATATCAGCGGAAAATTCCTCGGCCCGCTTATGGATACGCAAGGTAAACCAATTGCAATTGACGGACTATGGGCAATAAAAACTATAGATGACGGTGTATTTGACGGCCAGCATAATATGACCGGAGACCTGGATAGAATTTATTTTACCGCAGGTCCTGACGATGAAAGTCACGGACTGTTTGGCTACCTGCAAAATACGTGCAAAAAATAA
- a CDS encoding glycoside hydrolase family 65 protein codes for MKHLRIFLFMVIFSASAAIAQDESFILQARHFRPYFPTYIGNGYFSLSSTPIGTQQAESFMVKVYDHGKDDIPRIACLPAWNEIDFYNGTKWLNDPANDSTQFSDYSQTLNMYNGTLETRYTWNSNKKKTAIDIISLISRSQKNLALMELNITPDFSGTVKLVFPLKQRQEPKRAALAKLTNIAPVVEGTWPPFWYPGYMKVLSTASENDKNSGRMQILSQSDGKDTRVAISAEVTFDQLSSPVIVSRKGNNSASVEISFKAVKGQKYTFYKFVSVESDRDEKADIRKKTADICNRAKNTGFQTLLNENNSAMSNLWNTDIIAEGDKDFQRLIHSMIFYLLSSVMENTGFSIGPMGLATSGYYGHIFWDADTYMFPPLLVMHPGMAKSLVMFRVNALPAALENAKKNNYKGAMYPWESDETGAETTPYFAIQNAAKENHIVGDVALAQWQYYLATKDINWLKEFGWKVISATADFWVSRVNYNKEKDRYEIGKLVSVSEGMQNVNNETYTNSIAKLNLEIAANAANLLNTDKNPEWKKIAEKMFIPLDAKTQSHPIYENAPEGTKEDAGFWTSVAPLLSYPLQINMPQNVKRNDLLNAVKGLDQIGPGANMGSNFLPIIAAELGDDSLFNYTIEKTYKGYLRPPFNVLAETHTNQSINFLTGAGAFLQQVIFGYTGLRLTDKGFIQEFKPMLPRNITSLTLKNFTLNNKLFDISIRNNKLDMTPVK; via the coding sequence ATGAAACATTTAAGGATTTTCCTCTTCATGGTAATATTTTCAGCCTCCGCCGCAATAGCACAGGATGAAAGTTTTATCCTTCAGGCCAGGCACTTTCGTCCTTATTTCCCGACTTATATAGGTAACGGATATTTCAGCCTTTCTTCAACACCGATTGGAACACAGCAGGCAGAGTCGTTTATGGTTAAAGTGTATGACCATGGCAAAGATGATATTCCCAGAATTGCCTGCCTGCCTGCCTGGAATGAGATCGATTTTTATAACGGAACAAAATGGCTTAATGATCCCGCAAATGACTCAACCCAGTTTTCAGATTATTCGCAGACACTTAATATGTATAATGGAACGCTTGAGACCAGATACACCTGGAATTCAAACAAGAAGAAAACAGCAATTGATATAATAAGCTTAATTTCAAGAAGCCAGAAGAATCTTGCCCTCATGGAATTAAATATAACACCTGATTTTTCAGGCACCGTAAAGCTTGTTTTTCCATTAAAACAAAGGCAGGAGCCAAAAAGAGCAGCTCTTGCCAAACTGACTAACATCGCTCCTGTGGTTGAGGGGACCTGGCCGCCTTTCTGGTACCCGGGATATATGAAAGTTCTTAGTACAGCCTCGGAAAATGATAAGAACAGCGGGAGGATGCAGATCCTGTCGCAAAGTGACGGCAAGGATACCAGGGTTGCTATTTCAGCAGAAGTTACTTTTGACCAGCTTTCCTCCCCTGTTATAGTTTCCCGGAAGGGGAATAATTCGGCCTCCGTTGAAATCAGCTTCAAGGCTGTAAAGGGGCAAAAGTACACTTTTTATAAGTTCGTTTCCGTTGAATCCGACAGGGATGAAAAGGCAGATATCCGGAAAAAGACAGCGGATATTTGCAATAGGGCAAAAAATACCGGCTTCCAAACACTCCTGAATGAGAATAATTCTGCCATGAGTAATCTTTGGAATACAGATATTATTGCAGAAGGGGATAAGGATTTTCAAAGGTTGATTCATTCAATGATCTTTTATCTTCTTTCAAGTGTAATGGAAAATACGGGCTTCAGCATTGGGCCAATGGGTCTTGCAACATCGGGCTATTACGGGCATATATTCTGGGATGCAGATACTTATATGTTCCCCCCGCTTTTGGTAATGCATCCCGGCATGGCAAAATCCCTTGTAATGTTCAGGGTAAACGCGCTCCCGGCAGCTTTGGAAAATGCAAAGAAGAACAATTACAAAGGGGCCATGTACCCATGGGAGTCGGATGAAACCGGTGCCGAGACAACCCCTTATTTTGCCATTCAGAATGCAGCAAAGGAAAATCATATTGTTGGGGACGTAGCACTTGCACAATGGCAGTATTACCTGGCGACAAAAGATATAAACTGGTTAAAAGAATTCGGATGGAAGGTTATTTCGGCAACAGCAGATTTCTGGGTAAGCCGTGTAAATTACAATAAAGAAAAGGACCGCTACGAAATCGGGAAACTTGTTTCAGTAAGTGAGGGCATGCAGAATGTAAACAATGAAACATATACCAACTCAATTGCCAAACTGAATCTTGAGATTGCAGCAAATGCAGCTAATCTTCTAAATACAGATAAAAACCCCGAATGGAAAAAGATAGCAGAAAAAATGTTTATTCCGCTTGATGCAAAGACTCAGTCCCATCCGATCTACGAAAATGCCCCCGAAGGCACAAAAGAAGACGCCGGATTCTGGACAAGCGTGGCCCCCCTTCTGAGCTATCCCCTGCAGATAAACATGCCGCAAAATGTAAAAAGGAATGATCTCCTTAATGCTGTGAAAGGATTGGATCAGATAGGTCCGGGAGCCAATATGGGAAGTAATTTTCTACCGATTATTGCAGCCGAGCTTGGCGACGACAGTCTTTTCAACTACACAATTGAAAAAACGTATAAAGGTTACCTGAGGCCGCCTTTTAATGTGCTTGCCGAGACACATACCAACCAGTCTATTAATTTCCTGACCGGTGCGGGAGCATTTCTTCAGCAGGTAATATTTGGCTACACGGGCTTAAGGCTGACTGATAAAGGATTCATTCAGGAATTCAAGCCCATGCTCCCAAGAAATATCACTTCACTTACACTAAAGAACTTCACCTTAAACAACAAACTCTTTGATATCAGCATCAGGAATAATAAACTGGATATGACACCGGTAAAGTAA